The DNA segment ACGAAGCAACCACTTTAGATTCCTCACGTTCGTTCGGAATGACAAAAGCAGTTTTGCAGCACCGAAAACACAAAGAGATTCTGTCATTTCGACTCTTTCACTATGCTCAGGATAAACTCCGGGAGAAATCTTAGATTTCAGGAAACGATACCTTTTGTCAGATTTTTAGAAAATCTATTAATTAGATGCTTTTTTGCTAAATTCATGAAATCTTATCAATCGCTGTTGAGTAAAATTCCTCCTCAAGTTCATATAACTCTCTTGCTTTATCGGAAGCCAGAAGAAGTAAACCTAAATCGGGTTTTTCTTTCTCGCTTATTTCTTTAAGAAGCAGCGATATGTCGCTCCACCTGTTCCCGATTAAGTCCATTCTCTCGGAGAGCTTTAGTTCTCTCAAAGAAGGCACTATTTCTTCCGCCTCCCTCAGAAAATCCCTGTAGATCCATCTAAACCCGGCGCCGCATACCCCCCTTTTCGCTATCACTTGATATCCAAATCTGGCGCACCATTTCCAGTCGGACGCTTCCGACCAATTGTGAAGGTCTTCAGACCACAGCTTTATCATCTTAACCCCGGACTCCCCTCTTCCCCCTTTTCTGCCTTCGGTCATTTTTCTTGCATTTTCACGTAAAGCTTCCGGTATGACCTGGGATAAAGGCCTAATCGGTTTTTGGGGATTAACCTCGAACCAATTATTTTCGAGTGGGTTTGATGGGGCCTTCGAGGCTCTTCCCTTCATGAACTTTTCGTAGGAAACCGCCTGAAGCCCTTCAAAACCGGTATCGGCCAGAAAGACGGTTTCTCTCTCATCGTCGTAGCCCCAAACGGAGACTATATGCCCAGGGAAGTTTGTCCAGGAATTATAGTATTCCAAGTAACGTACATCGGTTTGGACCAGTATGGGTATATCTTTATCTATCCATTCCTTTGCAATTTGTAGGGCTTTTTCATCATCCGTTTCTTTCTTCCATGAAGTGGGCTTGTCTACGAGGCTGAAGAAGGTTGGCTCCATTTCCGGGCCGCGGAGGAATATCATCCGGGAGGGGCTGATTTCTTCGCTTATGGTGTAGTAAAACCCGAGACCTCCGCCGATGCCAAAGCACATCGCCTCTGACCAACTGTATCCGTGGTAGGTGATTACGTCCCTTAAAGCTACTGAGCCACAGTGAAGGCCGGGAATGTGAACCCAATTCTTGATTATCTTTTTCATGTCATGATAATTTTACCATAGCGTTTAGAAGACACTTCTATTTTGCTTAAGGTGCCTTTATAGATACGTATTGCACGCCGATAATTTTCAACTCGAAACCGAGAGACCGAAAACAGGGAAATTGTCCGTTTCCTATGGTGACTATAAAGCCGAGCGGGTATCATAATTCACCATTTTTGATTTAAGGAGAAAGAGATGAAATATATGGCTTTATTTTTTTTATCCATTATTTTGCTGTTTCATCTCTCTTGTGAACTTGATGGCTCAGACCTGGGGCTGGATCATATCAGCGAAGAGGATGCAAACGCGCAGAATTTTAATTTAATAACACCGGGATATGAAATGCAGGTGGCCATCAGTGATGACGTGGATGGAGATACCCAGGACATATTGGATGTACTCGATGAAAGGGCGGCGGATTTTTTGGAATGCCAGTTCATGATGGGCCCGGATATAGGTGCGGAGCCTTTTCAAATCGAGAGCGGAGAGATAGTACCGCCACTTTCCGAGCTGAGGGTGTATGTGGTTCCTTTCAACTTTGAATGTGACGCCGAGGATAAAGATATTTGCGCCGGTATATATTTCTTTGATTCAGATCTGATAGTTATTGCAGTAGAGGGTTTAGGCAGATGCGGCCAATTACCCCTATGGAAGCACGAGCTGGGACACCGGTATGGCATGACCGCAAATCACAGCAATCAGAGCGAGTTTGAACCCTGCATCGATCCCCCAGAGTGTGCGTTTGATGATTTTGAGGATGTAGGAATAGCAGGGTAAGAACTGTAAATTTTTGAATGAGGGAAATTTAGGGTAATAAAGACAGATATAATATCTATTCTAGCTAATACCAAAAAAGATAATAGATAACACGCATGTCCTTCGACGTTGCTGAGGACAAGCATGCATTCCTTACTTAAAGCTTAATTAACTGGTGGAAGATTTCTCCGAGTCCCTGATGGTTCTCGTAATAAGCACGCTGAGGACGATGAAGGTTTCAAGTATCACTTCCAAATAGGATAACACATTAATATTGTTCTTCAGTTCAACCCGGTGAGAGTTTCTGTCGTCTATACCGGTGATGTAAATAAAAGCGTATAGGGGCTGAAGTTATTGGTCAAAAAGTTCAAGAACCCTCTCCGCCAGCCTTTCCGCCTTTTCGTCTGTTGACATAACCGTATCAAAAATTATAGGCTTTATGCCGATTGCGCTTATTCCTCCTGATTCAAAGGCGTCCTTTTCATCAATAACCATTTCATCTAAAAAATCACGATAGAGCCTGGCTATCCCGGTTGATGAAACTTCCAATCCCAATCCTCTCATCAGGCGGTCGGCAGGGCCTTTTAACGGCTTACCACCTATTAGCGGGCTTATAGCCACTATTTTAGCATTTGTTCTACTTAACGCTTCTCTAATCCCGTTGACCTGTAATATAGGCCCGATGCTTATGATGGGGTTGCTCGGACAGACTATTATTCCCCTGGCTTCCTCTATTGTCTGTATAACTCCGGGGGCGGGTCTGGCGGTCTCCACCCCCCTTACCACCACACCGCTGACCTTGGGCTTCATAGCCTTTTTAACCAGGTATTCCTGAAAGTGCATTTCTCCCTCTTCTGTGGCTATCCAAGTCTCTACGTCCTGGTCAGTCATCGGCAGTATCCTTATGTTGTTAATTCCGAAGGCCTTGGCTATCTTGGCGGTGATTTTAGAGGGTGTAAGCCCCCTGTTTCTCAAATGTGTCCTGTGAACATGGGT comes from the Thermodesulfobacteriota bacterium genome and includes:
- a CDS encoding BtrH N-terminal domain-containing protein is translated as MKKIIKNWVHIPGLHCGSVALRDVITYHGYSWSEAMCFGIGGGLGFYYTISEEISPSRMIFLRGPEMEPTFFSLVDKPTSWKKETDDEKALQIAKEWIDKDIPILVQTDVRYLEYYNSWTNFPGHIVSVWGYDDERETVFLADTGFEGLQAVSYEKFMKGRASKAPSNPLENNWFEVNPQKPIRPLSQVIPEALRENARKMTEGRKGGRGESGVKMIKLWSEDLHNWSEASDWKWCARFGYQVIAKRGVCGAGFRWIYRDFLREAEEIVPSLRELKLSERMDLIGNRWSDISLLLKEISEKEKPDLGLLLLASDKARELYELEEEFYSTAIDKIS
- the cofD gene encoding 2-phospho-L-lactate transferase; this encodes MITALGGGVGAAKFLKGLSRAIKSEPFTVIVNTGDDITISGLRISPDIDTIIYWLSDFVDREKGWGIRGDTFNYLDSLKRFGVKTWFKIGDRDLATHVHRTHLRNRGLTPSKITAKIAKAFGINNIRILPMTDQDVETWIATEEGEMHFQEYLVKKAMKPKVSGVVVRGVETARPAPGVIQTIEEARGIIVCPSNPIISIGPILQVNGIREALSRTNAKIVAISPLIGGKPLKGPADRLMRGLGLEVSSTGIARLYRDFLDEMVIDEKDAFESGGISAIGIKPIIFDTVMSTDEKAERLAERVLELFDQ